The genomic stretch TGCTCCGCCGCTCCGTTCACCGCGCCGCCGAACCGGGGTCCGATGGTCAGAAGCCCGCTCACGAGCGACGAGATCAGATCCTTCCCCGCTCGGGCGGCGACGATCGTGTTGTGCGCCCCGGACACGGCCGGACCGTGGTCGGCGATGATCTGGATCACCATCTCCAGGAACTCGCGCGCGTGCGGCGGGATGTCCTTCTTGAACCACAGTAGCCCAATCACCCCACCGATCCCGTACTTCTTCTCGATCACCTCGTCGATCGGCACCCCGGCGTAGTTGTGCACCTCGCCGCGCTCGTCGCAGATCGTGGACACAAAGTGGGTCGGCCGGCGCACGCGCCCCTCGGCGACCGCCTGCTTGTAGTCCATCGGGATCTGCGGTGGCTCGAAGTCCTTTGCCGGGATGATGACCCCTTCCCGCACGAGCCGCTCGTAGGTCTCGCGGATGCGCAGGTGGTAGTCGTCGAACGAATTGGGCACGATCACCCCCGCCTCGCGCAGCGCTTGGTTCTTGGCGTCGGCCGTTTCCTTGGCCGAGTCCGCTCTTGCCCCGGCGTGGCCGAACTGCACCTGCCCGGGCAGGACCTTGGCACACGTGCCGGTCACCCACATGACGAGCGGTTTCTTGATCCGGCCGGATTTCACCGCGTCAGCGATCTCGTACTCCGCCGTTCCGCCGAGCTCGCCCAGGCAGACGAGGAGCTTGATATCCGGGTTCGCCTCGTAGCGCAGCAGGTGATCGAGCAGGGTCGAGCCGGGATAGGCGTCCCCACCGATTGCGATTCCCTCGTTCAGGCCGTCGGTGTTGCGGGCGATGATGTTGTACGCCTCGTTCGACAGCCCGCCGGAGACCGAAACAAACCCGACCGATCCCGGCCGGTAGAGCTTGGCCATCTTGATGTTCTCCATCGTCCCGGCGGCGTTTCCGATCTTGAACGCGCCTGCCTTCACTCCGCCGACGGTCGCTGGGCCGATGATCCATTTGCCAAGCTGCTTCGCCGTGGCGGCCATGATCCGTGCCTGGCGCTCCGGCACTCCCTCAGCGATCACCGCGATCGTGCGGATCGTGTCGGTGGCGAGCGCCTCCATCGTCACGTCGAACGCCGAGCGCTGCGAGGCGAAGTTGACCAGCACATCGGCCTCCGGGAATCGCTCCACCGCCTGTTTGATCGAGCGCAGGCGTGGGATCCGGATCTCCTTCGTACCCCAGAACACCTTCTGGAATCCGCCGCGCTCCGGGGTGATCATCGCGACCACGCTCGGGGAGTCCTTGCGGCACATGTAGTCGAAGTCGAGCATCCGCTGCAGCGCCGCCGTCTGTGCCCCGTAGATGAACGCCTTCGTGTCGCGGGTGAAAAGTTCGTAGTCCTTCATTTCTTCTCCTCCTCCAGCGCCAGGGAGACGATCCGCGTCATGTGTGTCTCCGGCCCGTACACCTCAATCGGAACCCCAATCTCCTCGCCGAGCTTCCGCATCTTCTCCAGACCTTCTTTGTAGTTCGGTCCGCCGCGGCGCACGTAGATCCGCACCTTGTTCTCGATCAGTTTGTCGCGGTATTCCCTGAGCGCCTTGATGATCCCGGTGAACGTCTTGGCCACGTCGGTGAAGTTGGCGATTCCCCCGCCGATCAGCAGGTACTTCGGTCGCCCCTGTGGATCGGGCTTGCGGGTCATCAGGTCGAGGATCGTCTTCGCGTATTCGTAGGTGAGTTCAGTGGATGGATTCCCCGAGTATTCACCGTAGTTGGCGAGCTCGTGCCCGAACCCGAGGTCGACCACCGTGTCGGCGTAGATCACGCTCGCCCCGCCGCCGGCGACCATCAGCCACACCCGGCCGTCCGGGTTGAGGATCGTCAGCTTGAGCGATGCCCCGGTCTTCTCGTCGAGGGAGGCGATGTACTCCTCCTCAGGGGTGGCCAGGCTTCCGAATGGCTTGGGAAACTCGATTTTGCCCCACTTCTCCGCGCACTGGAATGCGGCGGTGTCGTCGAGCTTGGCCACCGTGTCGAGCGGGACCGGATTACCGTCGACGAAGGTGAGAGGATTGAACTCAAGATAAGTGAAGTAGTAGTCGCAGTAGATGCGGTAGATCGCGTTGATGAACGCCCCGAGCGTCTCCCGGTTCGGGATATCGGGGAGTCGGTCGGTGACGTCGACCTTGCTTGGATCGGCGATGACCGGGACCTCGATCTCGATCACCGAGTCCCATACCTCCTCGATATCCACCCCGCCCTTGGTGGAGAAGTGGATGACGTCCGCCTCGCGGGCCGAGGTGATCGCGAGGTAGTACTCGTCCTCATGCGGGACGAACGGCTCGATCAGGAAATGGGTAAGCACCCCGGTCGTCTCGCCGGTCGTCTGAACGATCGTCACTTCCTTTCCCATCCTCTCCTTGATCCACGCCTTGACCTGCTCATAGTCGGCATCGACGAGGAGGAGGTTGTTCTTGCCGCGTTTGCCGAACAGCTGGTCCGGCTTGGCCACGAGCCGCGTCTCGGTGAGCCAGGAGGCGTCCTGGGGCAGGGCCTCGAGATCGGTCTCCGGAGTCACGAGAACGCGGCGGGGATCGAGCCGGAACCGCCCATCGGAATACTGGGGAAGCGCCTCGCCGATGATGCGCTTGGCGTCGTATTCGCGTATCCCTTTCTGTGCCATTTTTGACTCCTTTTACAGGTTGTTGATGATCTCTTCTCCGAACCCGGAGCAGGAGACCTTGGTTGCGCCCTCCATCTGGCGGGCGAGGTCGTAGGTGACGCGGCCGGAGGCGATCGCCTTCTCGATCCCGGAGACGATCATCTCCGCCGCCTCGGTCCAGCCCATGTAGCGGAGCATCTCCACCGCGGACAGGATCAGACTGGAGGGGTTGACCTCGTCCTTGCCCGCGTGCTTGGGGGCGGTCCCGTGCGTCGCCTCGAACAGGGCGCAGCCGGTCTGGTAGTTGATGTTCGCTCCGGGCGCCACTCCGAGCCCGCCGACCTGGGCGGCGGCAGCGTCGGACATGTAGTCGCCGTTTAAGTTCATCGTCGCCACCACCGAGTACTCGCGCGGACGCAGGAGCATCTGCTGGAAGAACTGATCGGCGATGCGGTCGTTCAACAGGATCTTGTCCTCCGGGAGCTCCCCGTTGTATTTGTCGTAGAGTTCCGTCTCCGTGATCACCTGGGGATACTCCGCGCCGACCTCGTACCCCCAGTCGCGGAACGCCCCCTCGGTGAACTTCATGATGTTCCCCTTGTGGACGAGGGTGACCACGCGGCGATTGTTCTTGACCGCGTAATCGATCGCTGCGCGCACCAGGCGCTTGGAGCCCTCCTCAGAGATCGGCTTGATCCCGATCCCGCAGTTCTTGCGGAACCGGATCCGATCCCCCACCTTCATCTCGGTCGACAGCCAATCGATGACCTTCTCCGCCTCCGGAGTGCCTGCCTTCCACTCGATCCCGGCGTAGACGTCCTCGGTGTTCTCGCGGAAGAAGACGATGTCCAGGTCCTGCGGGCGCTTCACCGGCGCAGGCGTCCCGATGTAGCGGACCGGTCGCACGCACGCGTACAGATCGAGGATCTTGCGCAGGGCCACGTTCAGGCTGCGGATCCCCCCGCCCACCGGCGTGGTGAGCGGTCCCTTGATCGCCACCAGGTACTTCCTGATCGCATCGATCGTCTCTTGAGGCAGGTACAACTTCTGTCGGTCATCGGGCGGGATCGCCGCGATCTCCTCCGGCGAGAGATCGGGATGGTTCGTCGCCACCGCCTCGTCTCCCGCCAACACCTTCATCCACGCGATGCGCCGCTTGCCTCCGTACGCCTTCTCCACCGCTGCGTCGACCACCTTGAGCATCACTGGGGTGATGTCCTGCCCGATCCCGTCGCCCCGGATGTACGGGATGATCGGTCGGTCCGGCACGTTGAGCCTACCCGCGGTGATCGTGATCGGAGAACCCTCTGGTTGTTCGGCCATCTGTCAGCCTCCTCCTTGTATTGAAAGTTTGTTTTAAATCTCCTGCGCCTGTACTGCTTCGCTGATCTTTCGCGCCACTTCGACGACAACTCGCACTATCTGCTCCTTGTTCCGCCCCTGCAGTCGCTGTTTTGGGGCAGCGACGCTGATCCCGGCGATGATCCCCCCGCTGCGATCCAGGATCGGAGCCCCGATCCCGTACGTCCCTTCCGTCACCTCCCCGTCGCTCTCGGCATATCCCTGCGCCCGGATCCGAGCCAGCTCTTCCCGCATTTGCTTCGGATCGGTGATCGTCGTGGCGGTGAACCGGGGGAGCCCCTGGGTGCGGATGATCCGTGCTTGCTCCTGCGAGGGGAGGTAGGCGAGGAGGATCTTGCCCGACGCGCCGGCGTGGAGGGGAAAGATCTCTCCCCGGTCGTGCGAAACGCGCAACGTATGCGTGCCCTCGACCTTTTCCAGGCATACCCCCCGATCGTTTCGCAACGCGGAGAGGATCACCGTTTCACCATAATCCCGTTGCAGTTCCTCCATGAACGGAAGCGCGATCTCCTGCACGCTGGAGCGCGCCACTCCGCGGGCAAGGACCAGGAGCCCTTCCCCAAGGCGGTAGATGCCGGGGTGGCTATCCTCAGCGATGAGTCGGTGTTTCTTCAGGGCGGTTAGGTAGCGATAAACGGTGCTCTTCGGGATTCCAAGGCGGGCGGAGATGTCATCGACGCTCAACCGTGGCGCCGCTTCTGTGAACAAGTTCAGTATCTGCACGCACTTTTCAAGCGTGCTCAGCGTACTCATCCTCTCCGCCTGTTTCTCATATTGTGAGAATCAATTCTCACGATGTGGATAGGATAGCATGGATCGGCGAGGCGGTCAAGTCGCGCTTGAACTAAAGCGGGATTTTCACTACCGTCTTGGCCAGAGAGCGCACCTCTGATCACGGGAAGGAGAACCGGTGACGATCACGAAGGATTTGATGTATCACAAATTTCGTGCGTACGGATTTTTGAAGAACCTGAGGTTCTTCGATCCGTTCATCATCCTGTTCTTCCGCGAGATGGGACTATCCTACCTGGAGATCGGGGCACTGTTTTCGGTGCGGGAGATCGCGACAAACGTCCTCGAGATCCCGACCGGAGTGGTCGCCGACGCCTACGGGAGGCGCAAGTCGATGCTCGCCGCCTTCGGGGCTTACCTCGTCTCGTTCGCCATCTTCTACTTATTTCCCAGCTTCTCCGTATACGTCCTGGCGATGGTTCTATTCGCGTTCGGGGAGGCATTCCGCTCCGGGACCCACAAGGCGATGATCCTCGAGTACCTGCGGCTGAAAGGGATGGAGGAACAGCGCGTCGAGTACTACGGCCACACCCGCGCCGCATCCCAGTTCGGTTCGGCAGTGGGAGCGCTGATCGCCGCTGGGTTGGTATTTCACTCCGGAAGCTACCGGATCGTGTTCCTCGCCTCGATCGTCCCGTATCTCCTCGAGCTGATCCTGATGGCCTCCTACCCCAAAGCACTCGACGGGGAGTTGGTCCCGGTGGAGGGAGGGTGGTGGCAGCGGCTCCTGCGACGAATCGCGGCAACGGGACGGGAATCGATCCGAATGCTGCACCGCGGGGAGCTGCTGCGCGGGCTGATCAGCGGAGCGGGGTTCGACGCGATGTTTAAGGCGACCAAGGATTACCTGCAGCCGATCCTGCAGTCCCAGGCAATCGCTCTTCCGATACTGATCTCCCTCGCCGTGGAGAAGCGAACAGCGCTCATCGTCGGGGGACTCTATTTCTTCATCTACCTCGGAACGAGCTACGCCGCCGCCCACGCCGGAGCGCTGGAACGGAGAGTACGCTCCCTCCCGCGGGCGGCGAACGGACTCTATCTCATGGGGACAGGGCTACTCCTCGGGGCCGGATTGTCCACCTGGGGTGGGGTACGGTGGGTTGCGATCGGAGCTTATCTCGGCCTCTACATCCTCCAGAACCTGCGCCGCCCGATCCTCGTCGGGTACCTATCCGCCTTGATCCCGTCGCGAACGATGGCCACCGGGCTCTCCGTCGAATCGCAGTTGC from Candidatus Bipolaricaulota bacterium encodes the following:
- a CDS encoding ATP citrate synthase; its protein translation is MKDYELFTRDTKAFIYGAQTAALQRMLDFDYMCRKDSPSVVAMITPERGGFQKVFWGTKEIRIPRLRSIKQAVERFPEADVLVNFASQRSAFDVTMEALATDTIRTIAVIAEGVPERQARIMAATAKQLGKWIIGPATVGGVKAGAFKIGNAAGTMENIKMAKLYRPGSVGFVSVSGGLSNEAYNIIARNTDGLNEGIAIGGDAYPGSTLLDHLLRYEANPDIKLLVCLGELGGTAEYEIADAVKSGRIKKPLVMWVTGTCAKVLPGQVQFGHAGARADSAKETADAKNQALREAGVIVPNSFDDYHLRIRETYERLVREGVIIPAKDFEPPQIPMDYKQAVAEGRVRRPTHFVSTICDERGEVHNYAGVPIDEVIEKKYGIGGVIGLLWFKKDIPPHAREFLEMVIQIIADHGPAVSGAHNTIVAARAGKDLISSLVSGLLTIGPRFGGAVNGAAEHFLYGLRNNLSPREFVDAMKKKNVRIQGIGHRLHSLENPDARVEIMKNYAKTHFKKTELLDYALAVEQVTTKKKNNLILNVDGCIGVLLVDLLKELNFSDAEIDEMIKAGLFNALFVLGRSIGLMGHYFDQKRLGEPLYRHPLDDILYDVPKRPEKVG
- a CDS encoding ATPase is translated as MAQKGIREYDAKRIIGEALPQYSDGRFRLDPRRVLVTPETDLEALPQDASWLTETRLVAKPDQLFGKRGKNNLLLVDADYEQVKAWIKERMGKEVTIVQTTGETTGVLTHFLIEPFVPHEDEYYLAITSAREADVIHFSTKGGVDIEEVWDSVIEIEVPVIADPSKVDVTDRLPDIPNRETLGAFINAIYRIYCDYYFTYLEFNPLTFVDGNPVPLDTVAKLDDTAAFQCAEKWGKIEFPKPFGSLATPEEEYIASLDEKTGASLKLTILNPDGRVWLMVAGGGASVIYADTVVDLGFGHELANYGEYSGNPSTELTYEYAKTILDLMTRKPDPQGRPKYLLIGGGIANFTDVAKTFTGIIKALREYRDKLIENKVRIYVRRGGPNYKEGLEKMRKLGEEIGVPIEVYGPETHMTRIVSLALEEEKK
- the icd gene encoding isocitrate dehydrogenase (NADP(+)), producing MAEQPEGSPITITAGRLNVPDRPIIPYIRGDGIGQDITPVMLKVVDAAVEKAYGGKRRIAWMKVLAGDEAVATNHPDLSPEEIAAIPPDDRQKLYLPQETIDAIRKYLVAIKGPLTTPVGGGIRSLNVALRKILDLYACVRPVRYIGTPAPVKRPQDLDIVFFRENTEDVYAGIEWKAGTPEAEKVIDWLSTEMKVGDRIRFRKNCGIGIKPISEEGSKRLVRAAIDYAVKNNRRVVTLVHKGNIMKFTEGAFRDWGYEVGAEYPQVITETELYDKYNGELPEDKILLNDRIADQFFQQMLLRPREYSVVATMNLNGDYMSDAAAAQVGGLGVAPGANINYQTGCALFEATHGTAPKHAGKDEVNPSSLILSAVEMLRYMGWTEAAEMIVSGIEKAIASGRVTYDLARQMEGATKVSCSGFGEEIINNL
- a CDS encoding IclR family transcriptional regulator; amino-acid sequence: MSTLSTLEKCVQILNLFTEAAPRLSVDDISARLGIPKSTVYRYLTALKKHRLIAEDSHPGIYRLGEGLLVLARGVARSSVQEIALPFMEELQRDYGETVILSALRNDRGVCLEKVEGTHTLRVSHDRGEIFPLHAGASGKILLAYLPSQEQARIIRTQGLPRFTATTITDPKQMREELARIRAQGYAESDGEVTEGTYGIGAPILDRSGGIIAGISVAAPKQRLQGRNKEQIVRVVVEVARKISEAVQAQEI
- a CDS encoding MFS transporter — encoded protein: MYHKFRAYGFLKNLRFFDPFIILFFREMGLSYLEIGALFSVREIATNVLEIPTGVVADAYGRRKSMLAAFGAYLVSFAIFYLFPSFSVYVLAMVLFAFGEAFRSGTHKAMILEYLRLKGMEEQRVEYYGHTRAASQFGSAVGALIAAGLVFHSGSYRIVFLASIVPYLLELILMASYPKALDGELVPVEGGWWQRLLRRIAATGRESIRMLHRGELLRGLISGAGFDAMFKATKDYLQPILQSQAIALPILISLAVEKRTALIVGGLYFFIYLGTSYAAAHAGALERRVRSLPRAANGLYLMGTGLLLGAGLSTWGGVRWVAIGAYLGLYILQNLRRPILVGYLSALIPSRTMATGLSVESQLRTLLTAALAPLVGFLADRIGVGLGIGAIGFLGLLFAPVLLLGPQRYHRG